In a genomic window of Rhodothermia bacterium:
- the rpsC gene encoding 30S ribosomal protein S3 translates to MGQKTNPIGLRLGIIRGWESNWYSKDFADKLIEDEEIRKYLRARLKKAGLSRVIIERTPKRVILTLHTSRPGVVIGRSGQEVEKLREELKKLTNKDVQININEIKRPELDSSLVAQTIAQQLEGRIAFRRAMKQGVQAAMRMGAEGIRVRVSGRLGGAEMSRTEQYLEGRVPLHTLRADIDYSEATAYTIYGTMGIKVWIFKGEIIGRPDLSPNIQSQRNATQGTEERTERPERRRRGDRDRDRGDRGRRGGNRGGDR, encoded by the coding sequence TTGGGACAAAAAACTAATCCTATCGGCTTGCGTCTCGGAATTATCCGCGGTTGGGAATCCAACTGGTATAGCAAAGACTTTGCCGATAAACTGATCGAAGACGAAGAAATTCGTAAATACCTTCGGGCGCGTTTAAAAAAGGCTGGCCTTAGCCGCGTAATCATTGAACGGACGCCGAAGCGGGTGATTCTTACCCTACATACCAGCCGCCCTGGTGTTGTGATTGGACGTAGTGGACAAGAGGTTGAAAAGCTTCGCGAAGAGTTAAAAAAACTCACCAACAAGGATGTCCAGATCAATATCAATGAGATCAAACGTCCGGAGTTGGACTCCAGCTTGGTTGCACAAACCATTGCGCAACAATTAGAAGGCAGAATTGCCTTTCGCCGTGCGATGAAACAAGGTGTTCAAGCAGCAATGCGAATGGGGGCTGAAGGCATTCGTGTGCGTGTGTCCGGCCGATTGGGAGGGGCGGAAATGAGCCGTACCGAACAATATTTAGAAGGTCGCGTTCCACTCCATACTTTACGTGCCGACATTGATTATAGCGAAGCAACCGCTTATACCATCTATGGAACGATGGGGATAAAAGTTTGGATTTTTAAGGGCGAAATTATCGGTCGCCCAGACCTTAGTCCGAATATCCAGTCGCAACGTAACGCCACACAGGGAACAGAGGAACGTACTGAACGTCCAGAACGTCGCCGTCGAGGCGATCGGGATCGTGACCGTGGAGATCGTGGTCGGCGTGGTGGCAATAGGGGTGGAGATAGATAA
- the rplV gene encoding 50S ribosomal protein L22, translating into MEAKARQTYVRMSPLKMRIIVNEVRGMRVPDALNKLRFMPQMAARTVEKTIASAYSNLRDQFGDEPIDENTLYIREIFVDGAPMFKRIQPVSRGRAFRIKKRNSHLTVVVANKEEASE; encoded by the coding sequence ATGGAAGCAAAAGCACGCCAAACCTACGTTCGGATGTCCCCCCTTAAAATGCGCATCATTGTGAATGAAGTGCGTGGGATGCGGGTTCCGGATGCTCTGAACAAACTGCGCTTTATGCCTCAAATGGCTGCCAGAACGGTGGAAAAAACCATCGCGTCGGCTTATAGCAATTTGCGTGACCAGTTTGGAGATGAGCCAATTGACGAAAACACCCTCTACATCCGCGAAATTTTTGTGGACGGTGCGCCAATGTTCAAACGGATTCAGCCCGTTTCGAGAGGCCGAGCCTTTCGGATTAAGAAGAGAAACAGTCACCTTACTGTAGTGGTGGCGAATAAAGAAGAAGCATCCGAGTAA
- the rpsS gene encoding 30S ribosomal protein S19 has translation MPRSLKKGPFVFHKLLKKLDAVNASGKKKVINTYSRASMIVPEMVGHTFGVHNGKQFIPVYVTEMMVGHKLGEFSLTRTFRGHAGDKKDKRGKR, from the coding sequence ATGCCTCGTTCACTCAAAAAAGGACCGTTTGTCTTTCACAAACTCCTAAAGAAATTAGATGCGGTCAATGCATCGGGCAAAAAAAAGGTGATCAACACCTATAGCCGCGCCTCGATGATTGTGCCCGAAATGGTAGGTCATACGTTTGGCGTACACAACGGGAAGCAATTCATTCCGGTTTATGTAACAGAAATGATGGTGGGTCATAAGTTGGGCGAGTTTTCCCTGACACGAACTTTCCGCGGCCACGCCGGAGATAAAAAAGACAAGCGCGGTAAGCGATAA
- the rplB gene encoding 50S ribosomal protein L2: protein MALRTLKPTTPGQRRRSMADFSMVTKSVPEKSLLDESKRKGGRNNNGRITVRHQGGGHKRRYRIIDFKRNKKDIPATVASIEYDPNRSARIALLVYADGEKRYIIAPDKLTVGAKVISSDSAMPEVGNSIPLAKIPLGTFVHCIEMKPGKGAQMARSAGTSAQLAAKDGGMATLKLPSGEMRMVPAQCTATVGTVSNPDHMNVILGKAGRKRWKGVRPKVRGVAMNPIDHPMGGGEGRASGGHPRSPWGQPAKGYKTRRGKKASDRFIVRKRNKA from the coding sequence ATGGCATTAAGAACCTTAAAGCCCACAACTCCCGGACAGCGTAGGCGCTCGATGGCAGATTTTTCGATGGTAACCAAGTCAGTACCTGAAAAAAGTTTGTTAGACGAATCAAAACGAAAAGGTGGGCGAAACAATAACGGACGTATTACAGTTCGTCATCAAGGTGGTGGACACAAACGTCGTTATCGTATCATTGACTTCAAGCGGAATAAAAAAGACATTCCGGCTACGGTGGCCAGTATTGAATACGATCCCAACCGTTCGGCACGTATCGCCCTTTTGGTCTATGCAGATGGCGAAAAACGGTACATTATTGCACCGGACAAGTTGACGGTCGGCGCAAAAGTGATTTCCAGTGACTCTGCCATGCCAGAAGTAGGCAATAGCATACCGCTTGCCAAAATCCCATTAGGTACGTTTGTTCACTGTATCGAAATGAAACCCGGAAAAGGCGCTCAAATGGCACGTTCTGCGGGTACTTCTGCACAGTTGGCGGCAAAAGATGGTGGAATGGCGACCTTAAAGCTACCCTCTGGCGAAATGCGTATGGTTCCTGCTCAATGTACAGCAACCGTTGGAACAGTGAGCAACCCAGATCATATGAACGTTATTTTGGGTAAAGCGGGTCGTAAACGCTGGAAAGGAGTACGTCCAAAAGTACGTGGTGTTGCGATGAACCCGATTGACCACCCAATGGGTGGTGGTGAAGGCCGCGCATCCGGTGGACACCCACGCTCGCCATGGGGCCAACCTGCAAAAGGCTATAAAACACGTCGTGGGAAAAAGGCTTCTGATCGCTTTATCGTTCGTAAACGGAACAAAGCATAA
- the rplW gene encoding 50S ribosomal protein L23: MDANKILVRPILTEKMTKLGESKHYGFKVAKGANKIQIARAVEDFYPGVQVKEVRTMIVRGKARRQMTKKGVLAGRRPFWKKAIVTLTSGEINFYEEI; this comes from the coding sequence ATGGATGCAAATAAAATTCTGGTCCGTCCGATCCTTACGGAAAAAATGACGAAATTGGGCGAATCCAAACACTATGGATTTAAAGTGGCAAAAGGAGCCAATAAAATCCAAATAGCACGTGCAGTTGAGGATTTTTATCCCGGTGTTCAGGTCAAAGAAGTACGTACCATGATCGTCCGTGGAAAGGCACGACGCCAAATGACCAAAAAAGGTGTTTTAGCGGGGCGGCGTCCTTTTTGGAAGAAGGCTATTGTTACGCTTACTTCTGGCGAAATTAACTTCTACGAAGAAATCTAA
- the rplD gene encoding 50S ribosomal protein L4 — protein sequence MELTVYTRDGQSAGRTITLDESVFGITPNDHAIWLDVRSIQAAGRQGTHKSKERSEVARSTRKLYRQKGTGGARSGDYKSPLKRGGGTVFGPRPHKYVVSVNRKTKQLARRSALSYKASADAIRVIENFDMEVPRTKDMIAVLSALQLAGQKVLLLTGHHDEVIFRSGRNLPKMNVMEASNASTLDLLNAQVVLLQESAVEELTAILSKQAQQV from the coding sequence ATGGAACTCACAGTTTATACACGAGACGGACAAAGCGCAGGTCGCACCATTACACTGGATGAATCCGTGTTTGGGATTACCCCCAATGACCATGCCATTTGGTTAGATGTCCGCTCGATTCAGGCCGCAGGCCGCCAAGGTACGCACAAATCGAAAGAACGTAGTGAAGTAGCGCGTTCTACTCGAAAGTTGTACCGCCAAAAAGGAACCGGTGGTGCTCGCTCTGGGGATTACAAATCACCGCTAAAGCGTGGTGGTGGTACTGTTTTTGGTCCTCGGCCCCACAAATATGTGGTGAGCGTAAACCGTAAAACCAAACAATTGGCACGCCGTTCTGCCTTAAGCTACAAAGCTTCTGCGGATGCGATACGGGTAATTGAAAACTTTGATATGGAAGTTCCTCGGACCAAGGATATGATCGCTGTTTTGAGCGCACTACAATTGGCCGGGCAAAAAGTGTTGCTTCTAACGGGGCATCACGACGAAGTGATCTTTAGATCAGGCCGAAACCTTCCGAAAATGAATGTGATGGAAGCCTCAAATGCTTCGACCCTCGATTTGCTGAATGCACAAGTGGTCTTGTTGCAAGAAAGCGCGGTTGAAGAACTTACAGCGATCCTTTCCAAGCAAGCCCAACAAGTCTAA